In Sphingopyxis sp. CCNWLW2, a single window of DNA contains:
- a CDS encoding alpha/beta fold hydrolase, which yields MAQQDSRRDWSDHYWWSSDGVRLHARVYAGPEGSESAPPILCMPGLARNARDFEDLAPHVAQYRKVIVIEFRGRGESAFAKDPMTYVPLTYVQDVVAMLDELAIGRFAAIGTSLGGLVAMLLAAALPGRIVGAVLNDVGPELQTAGLERIRDYIGAGGSQPTWMHAARAFAELNGAVYPGYEIHDWLRLTKRTHRLTAEGRIVTDYDKQIAAPLRAPGGGDAAMDLWPVYRALGDVPLLILRGELSDILARSAGEKMVAELPRARLVEVPGVGHAPTMDEPAARAAIDAWAAELPAA from the coding sequence TTGGCCCAGCAGGACAGCCGCCGCGACTGGTCGGACCATTATTGGTGGTCGTCCGACGGCGTTCGGCTGCACGCGCGCGTCTATGCCGGGCCCGAGGGCAGCGAAAGCGCGCCGCCGATCCTGTGCATGCCAGGCCTTGCACGCAATGCCCGCGATTTCGAGGATCTCGCGCCGCATGTCGCGCAATATCGCAAGGTCATCGTGATCGAATTCCGCGGGCGCGGCGAAAGCGCCTTTGCCAAGGATCCGATGACTTATGTCCCGCTGACCTATGTGCAGGACGTCGTCGCGATGCTGGACGAGCTGGCGATCGGGCGTTTCGCGGCGATCGGCACCTCGCTCGGCGGGCTGGTCGCGATGCTGCTCGCGGCGGCGCTGCCGGGGCGGATCGTCGGCGCGGTGCTGAACGACGTCGGCCCAGAACTCCAGACCGCGGGGCTGGAGCGAATCCGCGACTATATCGGCGCGGGCGGCAGCCAGCCGACGTGGATGCACGCGGCGCGCGCCTTCGCCGAACTCAATGGCGCGGTCTATCCGGGGTATGAAATCCACGACTGGCTGCGGCTGACCAAGCGAACGCACCGGCTGACCGCCGAAGGCCGCATCGTCACCGACTATGACAAGCAGATCGCGGCGCCGCTGCGCGCACCCGGCGGCGGCGATGCCGCGATGGACCTGTGGCCGGTGTACCGCGCGCTGGGCGATGTTCCGTTGCTGATCCTGCGTGGCGAGCTGTCGGACATCCTCGCACGCTCGGCCGGCGAGAAGATGGTCGCCGAACTCCCGCGCGCGCGGCTGGTCGAGGTGCCCGGGGTCGGGCATGCGCCGACGATGGACGAGCCCGCGGCGCGGGCCGCGATCGATGCCTGGGCGGCGGAATTGCCCGCCGCGTGA
- the cobA gene encoding uroporphyrinogen-III C-methyltransferase, with translation MEKTLPPVGKLWLVGAGPGDPDLLTLRAARLLESADLVVHDGLVGEGVLALIPPHIERISVAKQRSRHTMKQELINELLVRETLAGKQVVRLKGGDPFIFGRGGEELDAAREAGVACEVVPGITAAAGCAAQAGLPLTHREDASAVSFVAGQCKDLTEQDWSGLAGHGRTLVIYMGLATASAIADKLIADGVSPDLPVAVIERGTTADARVLRSLLTDLGDLVAREKVKSPALIIVGKVAARADALDCLGAPGVAAQIRDFT, from the coding sequence ATGGAAAAGACTCTCCCTCCTGTTGGCAAGCTCTGGCTCGTCGGCGCCGGTCCCGGTGACCCCGACCTGCTGACGCTGCGTGCCGCGCGGCTGCTCGAAAGCGCCGATCTCGTCGTCCATGACGGGCTCGTCGGCGAAGGCGTGCTAGCCCTGATTCCGCCGCATATCGAGCGGATCAGCGTCGCGAAGCAACGCAGCCGTCACACGATGAAGCAGGAGCTGATCAACGAACTGCTCGTCCGCGAAACGCTCGCCGGCAAGCAGGTCGTGCGCCTCAAGGGCGGCGACCCCTTCATTTTCGGCCGCGGCGGCGAGGAACTCGACGCCGCGCGTGAAGCCGGCGTCGCGTGCGAGGTCGTCCCCGGCATCACCGCCGCGGCGGGCTGTGCCGCACAGGCGGGCCTCCCCCTCACCCACCGCGAGGATGCGAGCGCGGTCAGCTTCGTCGCCGGCCAGTGCAAGGATCTGACCGAGCAGGACTGGTCGGGCCTCGCGGGGCACGGCCGCACGCTCGTCATCTACATGGGCCTCGCGACTGCGAGCGCGATCGCCGACAAGCTGATCGCCGACGGCGTTTCGCCCGATCTGCCCGTCGCGGTCATCGAGCGCGGCACCACCGCCGACGCGCGCGTCCTGCGCTCGCTGCTCACCGATCTCGGCGACCTTGTCGCACGCGAGAAAGTTAAAAGCCCCGCGCTGATTATCGTCGGCAAGGTCGCGGCGCGCGCCGATGCGCTCGACTGCCTCGGTGCGCCGGGCGTCGCCGCTCAAATAAGGGATTTCACATGA
- the astD gene encoding succinylglutamate-semialdehyde dehydrogenase codes for MSETLLSFEPATGEELWRGPVSNIDDEVAIARRAWPEWAAKPVSFRTETLRRFVDRVKAEGEAFADLIARETGKPLWEARTEVESVCNKVDISVKAYAERTPNRRIEGAMGLRNAVRHKPHGALAVLGPYNFPAHLPNGHIVPALIAGNSVLFKPSEKTPAVGAKLVELFHSAGVPHEVLRLIVGGPETGKALAGHAGIDGLLFTGSARTGLALNRQFAGQPGKMLALEMGGNNPIVVWDTADIRTAAIIVVQSAFLSAGQRCSNARRLIVRDSLADALLEEVRALANRLIVDHPHADPAPYMGPVIDNEAADGLTESFLILMSNGGKVIRHMTRPIAGRPFLTPGIIDVTAMPERPDIELFGPLLQVIRVDSFEAAIAEANNTAFGLSASLIGGTPQLYDQFWANARAGVINWNRPTNGASSAAPFGGIGLSGNHRPSAFYAADYCAYPVASAESDAMRASIGVGLRDPEGSQLVLKNYN; via the coding sequence ATGAGCGAGACCCTGCTTTCCTTCGAACCCGCAACCGGCGAAGAACTTTGGCGCGGTCCGGTCAGCAATATCGACGACGAGGTTGCGATCGCGCGCCGCGCCTGGCCCGAATGGGCCGCGAAACCCGTGTCCTTCCGCACCGAAACGCTGCGCCGCTTCGTCGACCGCGTGAAGGCCGAGGGCGAGGCGTTCGCCGACCTGATCGCGCGCGAAACCGGAAAGCCGCTCTGGGAAGCGCGCACCGAGGTCGAATCGGTCTGTAACAAGGTCGATATTTCGGTCAAAGCCTATGCCGAGCGCACCCCCAATCGCCGTATCGAGGGCGCGATGGGACTGCGCAACGCGGTGCGTCACAAGCCGCACGGCGCGCTCGCGGTGCTCGGCCCGTATAATTTTCCCGCGCATCTGCCAAACGGGCATATCGTCCCGGCGCTGATCGCGGGCAATTCGGTGCTGTTCAAACCGTCGGAAAAGACCCCCGCGGTGGGCGCTAAGCTTGTCGAACTGTTCCACAGCGCGGGGGTGCCGCACGAGGTGCTTCGCCTGATCGTCGGCGGCCCCGAAACGGGCAAGGCGCTCGCGGGGCATGCGGGCATCGACGGGCTGCTCTTCACCGGCTCGGCGCGCACGGGCCTCGCGCTCAACCGCCAGTTCGCGGGCCAGCCGGGCAAGATGCTCGCGCTCGAAATGGGCGGCAACAACCCGATCGTCGTGTGGGACACCGCCGACATCCGCACCGCCGCGATCATCGTCGTCCAGTCCGCCTTCCTCAGCGCCGGGCAGCGGTGCAGCAACGCGCGGCGGCTGATCGTCCGCGACAGCCTCGCCGACGCACTGCTCGAAGAGGTCAGGGCGCTCGCCAACCGGCTGATCGTCGATCATCCGCACGCCGACCCCGCGCCCTATATGGGCCCGGTGATCGACAATGAAGCCGCCGACGGCCTGACCGAAAGCTTCCTGATCCTGATGTCGAACGGCGGCAAGGTGATCCGCCACATGACGCGCCCGATCGCGGGCCGCCCCTTCCTGACCCCCGGCATCATCGACGTCACCGCGATGCCCGAACGCCCCGATATCGAACTGTTCGGCCCGTTGCTGCAAGTCATCCGCGTCGACAGCTTCGAGGCCGCGATCGCCGAAGCGAACAATACCGCCTTCGGCCTGTCGGCGTCGCTGATCGGCGGCACACCACAGCTTTACGACCAGTTCTGGGCGAATGCGCGCGCGGGCGTGATCAACTGGAACCGGCCGACCAACGGCGCCTCATCGGCGGCGCCCTTCGGCGGGATAGGCCTGTCGGGCAATCATCGGCCCAGCGCCTTCTACGCTGCCGACTATTGCGCCTATCCGGTAGCGTCGGCCGAAAGCGATGCGATGCGCGCCTCGATCGGCGTCGGGCTGCGCGACCCCGAAGGCTCGCAGCTGGTGCTCAAGAACTATAACTAG
- a CDS encoding DUF934 domain-containing protein, whose protein sequence is MVEHIHSDGEEPAVTLDAFLSQSNATAVRLEPDEDARALIPHLDRLALIEVAFPKFRDGRGYSSARILREAGYAGELRAQGDVLVDQIAYMKRCGFDTFAPEKALNPADVEAALARWPEHYQGAADGAVPIWKLRHG, encoded by the coding sequence ATGGTTGAGCATATCCATTCCGACGGCGAAGAGCCCGCGGTCACCCTCGATGCCTTCCTGTCGCAGTCGAACGCGACCGCGGTACGGCTCGAACCCGATGAGGACGCGCGCGCGCTGATCCCGCATCTCGACCGGCTCGCGCTGATCGAGGTCGCCTTCCCGAAGTTTCGCGACGGCCGCGGCTATTCGTCGGCGCGTATCCTCCGCGAAGCGGGCTATGCGGGCGAGCTGCGCGCACAGGGCGACGTGCTCGTCGACCAGATCGCCTATATGAAGCGCTGCGGCTTCGACACGTTCGCGCCCGAAAAGGCGCTCAATCCGGCCGATGTCGAGGCGGCGCTGGCGCGCTGGCCCGAACATTATCAGGGCGCCGCAGACGGTGCGGTGCCGATCTGGAAGCTGAGGCATGGCTGA
- a CDS encoding UPF0262 family protein — protein sequence MNHADPSKQRIISVELDEGSIVWRNPDVEQERRVAIFDLIEDNKFVPQRGHADGYAGPYRLMLRVEDGRLIFEISREDGSPLEAIILGLGRFRRPIRDYFAICDSYYQAIKTSTAQQIETVDMARRGLHNEAAEMLMDRLDGKIAVDFDTARRLFTLICVLHIKG from the coding sequence ATGAACCACGCAGACCCCTCGAAACAACGGATCATTTCGGTCGAACTCGACGAAGGGTCGATCGTCTGGCGCAATCCCGATGTCGAGCAGGAACGCCGCGTCGCGATCTTCGACCTGATCGAAGATAACAAGTTCGTGCCGCAGCGCGGGCATGCGGATGGCTATGCCGGCCCCTACCGCTTGATGCTGCGTGTAGAGGATGGCCGGTTGATCTTTGAAATTTCACGCGAAGATGGCTCGCCGCTCGAGGCGATCATCCTAGGCCTCGGCCGTTTCCGCCGCCCGATCCGCGACTATTTCGCGATTTGCGACTCTTATTATCAGGCGATCAAGACCTCGACCGCGCAGCAAATCGAGACCGTCGACATGGCGCGGCGCGGCCTGCACAACGAGGCCGCCGAAATGCTGATGGACCGGCTCGACGGCAAGATCGCGGTCGATTTCGACACGGCGCGACGATTGTTCACGCTGATCTGCGTGCTGCACATCAAGGGTTAG
- a CDS encoding DUF2849 domain-containing protein: MKLLTGNDLKTGFVTWWTGADWSLHIEDAADVGEAGEAILAAEEGARRVNAPYIINGEQTADGPRPAHIKDRIRALGPTVRPDLTLKPADPAAGDWVI, encoded by the coding sequence ATGAAGCTGCTCACAGGCAATGACCTGAAAACAGGATTTGTCACCTGGTGGACCGGCGCCGACTGGTCGCTGCACATCGAGGATGCCGCCGACGTCGGCGAGGCTGGCGAGGCGATCCTTGCCGCCGAGGAAGGCGCGCGCCGCGTCAACGCCCCCTATATCATCAACGGCGAACAAACCGCCGACGGCCCGCGCCCCGCGCATATCAAGGACCGCATTCGCGCATTGGGGCCGACCGTGCGCCCCGACCTGACATTGAAACCCGCCGATCCCGCGGCCGGCGACTGGGTGATCTGA
- a CDS encoding GH25 family lysozyme, with amino-acid sequence MATGAIRGGKANGTLAAWRAATARLLRRIGAAIVLLLLAAGLALWWAARWTPDRTLYPTQGVTIDAGNGDVRWGSIKAAGADFAYIVGTDGSAAVDPKFARNMTGAREAGVQAGAIHRYSLCQLATDQAANFIRHVPRRADALPAVVWLDYDDRCPDRPTRALLLSELATFLAQIEAHMGKQSVIAPGPAFESDYKVTQGIARTTWLRRDFFEPDYGAHPWAMWQANDYVRLSGAEGTVGWNALRPQGEMR; translated from the coding sequence ATGGCGACGGGGGCAATCAGGGGCGGAAAGGCGAACGGAACGCTGGCCGCGTGGCGCGCCGCGACCGCGCGCCTGCTGCGCCGGATCGGCGCCGCGATCGTGCTCCTGCTCCTCGCCGCCGGCCTCGCCTTGTGGTGGGCCGCGCGCTGGACCCCCGACCGCACGCTCTATCCGACGCAGGGCGTGACGATCGACGCGGGCAATGGCGATGTCCGTTGGGGGTCGATCAAGGCCGCGGGCGCCGATTTCGCCTATATCGTGGGAACCGACGGTTCGGCCGCCGTTGACCCGAAGTTCGCGCGCAACATGACCGGCGCGCGCGAAGCCGGCGTGCAGGCGGGCGCGATCCACCGCTACAGCCTCTGCCAACTCGCGACCGATCAGGCCGCCAATTTCATCCGCCACGTCCCGCGCCGCGCCGACGCCCTCCCCGCGGTCGTCTGGCTCGACTATGACGACCGCTGCCCGGACCGCCCGACGCGCGCGCTGCTCTTGTCCGAACTCGCGACCTTTCTGGCGCAGATCGAGGCGCATATGGGCAAGCAGAGCGTCATCGCCCCCGGCCCGGCGTTCGAGAGCGACTACAAGGTGACGCAGGGCATCGCGCGCACGACCTGGCTGCGCCGCGACTTTTTCGAACCCGATTATGGCGCGCACCCCTGGGCGATGTGGCAGGCGAATGATTATGTCCGCCTGTCGGGCGCCGAGGGCACCGTCGGCTGGAATGCGCTGCGCCCGCAAGGAGAGATGCGATGA
- a CDS encoding glycosyltransferase family 4 protein, giving the protein MTGNRPVRLLHLHSSFSLGGKEARAVRLMNLMGLGARHTILSAVPEAMGARDAIDPDIDVAFPTDAPPLFGKPGPARYRDLALYMQQFDLVLSYNWGAMDGVMAHRIFAPFRGLPPLIHHEDGFNEDESVRRNWKRNGFRRLALPTAEALVVPSALLERIAADEWGARRRTRLIRNGIDTAAYEARPSVAIPGLERREGEVVIGTVAGLRKVKDLPRLVRAVATLPANVRLVIVGEGPERAAIVAEAAACGIGERLVMPGFMAEPARWIGHFDMLALSSQSEQAPIAVIEAMAAGLPVVSPDVGDVAAMVSDENRHFIAADEAGFRVAMAELAGDAPLRAQAGAVNRRIAAERFDETTMVAAYENLYGRALAGRRLFSGD; this is encoded by the coding sequence GTGACCGGCAACCGTCCCGTTCGCCTGCTGCATCTCCATTCGAGCTTCTCGCTGGGCGGAAAGGAGGCGCGCGCCGTCCGCTTGATGAATTTGATGGGACTGGGCGCGCGTCATACCATCCTGTCGGCGGTGCCAGAGGCGATGGGCGCGCGCGATGCGATCGATCCGGACATCGATGTCGCATTTCCGACCGATGCGCCGCCGCTGTTCGGCAAGCCCGGACCCGCCCGCTACCGCGACTTGGCGCTCTACATGCAACAGTTCGACCTCGTGCTCAGCTATAATTGGGGGGCGATGGACGGCGTGATGGCGCATCGCATTTTTGCGCCTTTTCGCGGGCTTCCGCCGCTGATCCATCACGAGGACGGCTTCAACGAGGATGAGAGCGTCCGGCGCAACTGGAAGCGGAACGGCTTTCGCAGGCTGGCGCTGCCGACCGCCGAGGCATTGGTCGTGCCCTCGGCGCTGCTCGAGCGGATCGCCGCGGACGAGTGGGGCGCACGGCGGCGCACGCGGCTGATCCGCAACGGGATCGACACCGCGGCCTATGAAGCCAGACCGTCGGTCGCAATTCCGGGGCTGGAACGGCGCGAGGGGGAGGTGGTGATCGGCACCGTCGCGGGGCTGCGCAAGGTCAAGGATCTGCCGCGGCTTGTCCGCGCTGTCGCGACGCTGCCCGCCAATGTCCGGCTGGTCATTGTCGGTGAGGGTCCTGAACGCGCGGCGATTGTCGCCGAAGCGGCGGCTTGCGGGATCGGCGAGCGGCTGGTGATGCCGGGCTTCATGGCCGAACCCGCGCGCTGGATCGGCCATTTCGACATGCTGGCGCTGTCGTCGCAAAGCGAACAGGCTCCGATTGCGGTGATCGAGGCGATGGCGGCGGGGCTGCCGGTGGTCAGCCCCGATGTCGGCGATGTTGCGGCGATGGTGTCTGACGAAAACCGCCATTTCATTGCCGCGGATGAGGCCGGGTTCCGCGTGGCGATGGCCGAACTCGCGGGCGACGCGCCGCTCCGGGCGCAGGCTGGCGCGGTGAACCGGCGCATCGCTGCCGAACGCTTCGACGAAACAACCATGGTCGCCGCCTATGAAAATCTCTATGGTCGGGCGCTTGCAGGGCGCCGCCTTTTCTCCGGGGATTAG
- a CDS encoding nitrite/sulfite reductase, with amino-acid sequence MYKYDEYDHAMVDARVAEFSDQVRRRLAGEITEDQFKPLRLMNGLYLQLHAYMLRVAVPYGTLDSRQMRMLAHIARKYDRDYGHFTTRQNIQYNWIKLEDAPAILEDLASVEMHAIQTSGNCIRNISSDQWAGAAADEITDPRPWAELLRQWSSFHPEFSYLPRKFKIAVIAANEDRAAMRLHDIGIQIVEKDGQQGAAFYVGGGMGRTPMIAPLIKDFVPLDDMLSYAEACLRVYNRYGRRDNIYKARIKILIHELGADEYRRQVEEEFVHVKSLGIDPPKAEFDRIAAQFAPPPLDASAPDAIDRSDPDFAVWVDQNVAAHKVSGHAIVNISLKPIGGIPGDASSAQIDLMADLAEQYSHDELRVTHAQNIVLPHVRKADLYAVWQALDAAGLATPNLDLISDIIACPGLDYCSLANARSIPVAQKIATRFSDLGRQKELGELKLKISGCINACGHHHAGHIGILGVDRKGTENYQLSLGGSGAEDVSLGTITGPGFDEDGVVDAIERVTDKYLAERTEGERFVDTFRRVGMAPFKEAIYG; translated from the coding sequence ATGTATAAATATGACGAATATGACCATGCGATGGTCGATGCGCGTGTCGCCGAGTTCAGCGACCAGGTCCGCCGCCGTCTCGCGGGCGAAATCACCGAGGACCAGTTCAAGCCGCTCCGGCTGATGAACGGCCTCTATCTCCAGCTTCACGCCTATATGCTGCGCGTCGCGGTGCCCTATGGCACGCTCGACAGCCGCCAGATGCGCATGCTCGCGCACATCGCGCGCAAGTATGACCGCGATTACGGCCATTTCACCACGCGCCAGAATATCCAGTATAACTGGATCAAGCTGGAGGATGCGCCCGCGATCCTCGAAGATCTGGCATCGGTCGAAATGCACGCGATCCAGACGAGCGGCAATTGCATCCGCAACATCAGCTCGGACCAGTGGGCCGGCGCCGCCGCCGACGAAATCACCGACCCGCGCCCGTGGGCCGAACTGCTCCGCCAATGGTCGAGCTTCCACCCCGAATTCAGCTATTTGCCGCGCAAGTTTAAAATCGCGGTGATCGCGGCCAACGAGGATCGCGCCGCGATGCGCCTCCACGACATCGGCATCCAGATCGTCGAGAAGGACGGGCAGCAAGGCGCCGCTTTCTACGTCGGCGGCGGCATGGGCCGCACCCCGATGATCGCGCCGCTGATCAAGGATTTCGTGCCGCTCGACGACATGCTGAGCTATGCCGAGGCATGCCTGCGCGTCTACAACCGCTACGGCCGCCGCGACAATATCTACAAGGCGCGCATCAAGATCCTGATCCACGAACTCGGCGCCGACGAATATCGCCGCCAGGTCGAGGAAGAGTTCGTCCATGTGAAGTCGCTCGGCATCGACCCGCCGAAGGCCGAATTCGACCGCATCGCGGCGCAGTTCGCGCCGCCGCCCCTCGACGCCTCGGCACCCGATGCGATCGACCGCAGCGATCCCGACTTCGCGGTCTGGGTCGACCAGAATGTCGCCGCGCACAAGGTTTCGGGCCATGCGATCGTCAACATCAGCCTGAAGCCCATCGGCGGCATCCCCGGCGACGCCTCGTCGGCGCAGATCGATCTGATGGCCGACCTTGCCGAACAATACAGCCATGACGAGCTGCGCGTCACCCACGCGCAGAACATCGTGCTGCCGCACGTCCGCAAGGCCGATCTCTACGCGGTGTGGCAGGCGCTCGACGCCGCAGGGCTCGCGACGCCGAACCTCGATCTGATCAGCGACATCATCGCCTGCCCCGGGCTCGATTATTGCAGCCTCGCCAACGCGCGCTCGATCCCGGTCGCGCAGAAGATCGCGACGCGCTTTTCGGACCTCGGCCGCCAGAAGGAACTGGGCGAGCTCAAGCTCAAGATTTCGGGCTGCATCAACGCGTGCGGGCATCACCACGCCGGCCACATCGGCATCCTCGGCGTCGACCGCAAAGGCACCGAAAACTACCAGCTGTCGCTCGGCGGCTCGGGCGCGGAGGACGTCAGCCTCGGCACGATCACCGGTCCCGGTTTCGACGAGGACGGCGTCGTCGATGCGATCGAACGCGTCACCGACAAATATCTCGCCGAACGCACCGAGGGCGAGCGCTTCGTCGACACCTTCCGCCGCGTCGGCATGGCCCCCTTCAAGGAGGCGATCTATGGTTGA
- a CDS encoding phosphoadenylyl-sulfate reductase, translating into MADVKTSPRKGSEDRTRDRIDVAPRFTQADVIRLNNLFRGQDAAEVVTSVIGAGLLGETGIVSSFGAESAVLLHLVTRAAPGMPVLFLDTGKHFPETLAYRDELATKLGLNIVNLTPDADDLAAKDATELRWSYDPDGCCEIRKVKPLEKALTDFDTSITGRKGFQSSTRQGLARFELDGSTGRLKFNPLANWTREQLDAYFEAHDLPRHPLEAEGYPSIGCSPCTSKVKPGEDPRSGRWRGWDKTECGIHTEVTPLGDDPANDPAF; encoded by the coding sequence ATGGCTGACGTGAAGACCTCTCCGCGCAAAGGCAGCGAAGACCGCACCCGCGACCGGATCGACGTGGCGCCGCGCTTCACGCAGGCCGACGTCATCCGCCTCAACAACCTCTTCCGCGGCCAGGATGCCGCCGAAGTGGTGACGAGCGTGATCGGCGCGGGGCTGCTCGGTGAGACCGGGATCGTCTCGAGCTTCGGCGCCGAAAGCGCGGTGCTGCTCCACCTCGTGACGCGGGCCGCGCCCGGCATGCCCGTGCTGTTCCTCGATACCGGCAAGCATTTCCCCGAAACGCTCGCCTATCGCGACGAACTCGCAACGAAGCTGGGGCTCAACATCGTCAACCTGACGCCCGACGCCGACGATCTCGCCGCGAAGGACGCGACCGAGCTGCGCTGGTCGTACGACCCCGACGGCTGCTGCGAAATCCGCAAGGTCAAGCCGCTCGAAAAGGCGCTGACCGATTTCGACACCTCGATCACCGGCCGCAAGGGTTTCCAGTCGTCGACGCGGCAGGGGCTGGCGCGTTTCGAGCTCGACGGCAGCACCGGCCGCCTGAAATTCAACCCGCTCGCCAACTGGACGCGCGAACAGCTCGACGCTTATTTCGAGGCGCACGACCTGCCGCGCCACCCGCTCGAGGCCGAAGGTTATCCCTCGATCGGCTGCTCGCCGTGCACGTCAAAGGTCAAGCCGGGCGAAGACCCGCGCTCGGGCCGCTGGCGCGGCTGGGACAAGACCGAATGCGGCATCCACACCGAAGTCACGCCGCTCGGCGACGATCCCGCGAACGACCCGGCGTTCTGA
- a CDS encoding replicative DNA helicase, whose translation MPELALIPTAVASGDARQMPRNIEAEAAFLGAILIDNRVVEDLPVALNPEHFFEPLHGRIFQQTMALIERNSIATPVTLKPYFEADEAMKAVGGVGYLAQLTGSGAGLIGARDFARQIFDLALLRELAGVGRTLVDNALDTSERVDPQAQIEEAETALYRVAGGEAEMGSVKNFSQASLVALQAAERALNSGGHLSGITTGIASMNAKIGGMHNSDLMILAGRPGMGKTSLATNIAYNAAERFRRDEDDGIPPEKNMGAKVAFFSLEMSADQLATRVLAEQSGVSGEALRMGKISKEQFQQLSRAAQQLQTLPLFIDDTPGLTIAGLRTRARRLQRRHGIGFIIVDYLQLLQGSSKSGDNRVQEISEISRGLKTLAKELHVPVMALSQLSRQVESREDKRPQLSDLRESGSIEQDADMVLFVFREDYYVAAKEPKRPVEGDDVKIHAQHEEWAAEMERVFGLAEVIVAKSRHGSTGKIRMHFEAKTTKFSDLADDSMAFEDYE comes from the coding sequence ATGCCCGAACTAGCCCTTATCCCGACCGCCGTCGCCAGTGGTGACGCGCGCCAAATGCCGCGTAATATCGAGGCCGAGGCCGCGTTTCTCGGCGCGATTCTGATCGACAACCGAGTCGTCGAGGACCTGCCCGTCGCGCTCAACCCCGAACATTTCTTCGAACCGCTGCACGGCCGCATCTTCCAGCAGACGATGGCGCTGATCGAGCGTAACAGCATCGCGACCCCGGTGACGCTGAAGCCCTATTTCGAGGCTGACGAGGCGATGAAGGCGGTTGGCGGCGTGGGTTACCTCGCACAGCTCACCGGCAGCGGCGCGGGCCTGATCGGCGCGCGCGACTTCGCGCGGCAGATTTTCGACCTCGCGCTGCTCCGCGAACTCGCGGGCGTTGGGCGCACGCTCGTCGACAATGCGCTCGACACCAGCGAACGCGTCGATCCGCAGGCGCAGATCGAGGAAGCCGAAACGGCGCTCTACCGCGTCGCGGGCGGCGAGGCCGAGATGGGGTCGGTCAAGAATTTCAGCCAGGCGAGCCTCGTGGCGCTGCAGGCGGCCGAGCGCGCGCTCAATTCGGGCGGCCATCTGTCGGGGATCACCACCGGCATCGCCAGCATGAACGCCAAGATCGGCGGCATGCACAATAGTGACTTGATGATCCTCGCGGGGCGTCCGGGCATGGGCAAGACCTCGCTCGCCACGAATATCGCGTATAACGCCGCCGAGCGTTTCCGCCGCGACGAGGACGATGGCATCCCGCCTGAGAAGAATATGGGCGCGAAGGTAGCCTTCTTCAGCCTCGAAATGTCCGCCGACCAGCTCGCGACGCGTGTGCTTGCCGAGCAATCGGGGGTGTCGGGCGAGGCGCTGCGCATGGGCAAGATCAGCAAGGAGCAGTTCCAGCAACTCTCCCGCGCCGCACAGCAGCTCCAGACCTTGCCGCTATTCATCGACGATACGCCGGGCCTGACGATCGCGGGCTTGCGCACTCGTGCGCGGCGCCTGCAGCGGCGCCACGGCATCGGCTTCATCATCGTCGACTATCTCCAGCTGCTCCAGGGCTCGTCGAAGAGCGGCGACAATCGTGTGCAGGAAATTTCGGAAATTTCGCGTGGTTTGAAGACGCTGGCGAAGGAACTTCATGTTCCGGTAATGGCGCTGTCGCAGCTCAGTCGTCAGGTCGAAAGCCGCGAGGACAAGCGTCCGCAGCTCTCCGACCTTCGCGAATCGGGCTCGATCGAGCAGGACGCCGACATGGTGCTCTTCGTGTTCCGCGAGGATTATTATGTCGCGGCGAAGGAGCCCAAGCGCCCGGTCGAGGGCGACGATGTCAAGATCCACGCGCAGCATGAGGAATGGGCGGCCGAAATGGAGCGCGTCTTCGGTCTTGCCGAAGTGATCGTTGCGAAATCCCGCCACGGCTCGACCGGCAAGATCCGCATGCACTTCGAGGCGAAGACGACGAAGTTCAGCGACCTCGCCGACGACAGCATGGCGTTCGAGGATTATGAATAA